The following are from one region of the Halictus rubicundus isolate RS-2024b chromosome 15, iyHalRubi1_principal, whole genome shotgun sequence genome:
- the LOC143361795 gene encoding uncharacterized protein LOC143361795, translating into MEPRERYQELCRLCASYDAVKMDIFGQEGKNRQLVDKIQACLPFKIAEDDRLPKCLCYRCMYNLENFYDFRTACVNAVALLERCLPPSEKVEGVTTTLRCCDDSEHLKRKNNIPMLIPEAPIVNPNAALGTPPRLNSDEEADHESEEVVDNSGTDEATIVDDSEDHRSEEYEMDMETNPSDFLEMTSIVTEEPEDLELKHQEHSNNIPEHTSQQHEVYVCSLCNKAFSSKGHLSLHARIHVGAGDVIGEKVLTDDHTSYKRPYQCDLCHKSYSTAKHRWGHVSTSHRGHPAVTCGYCSRIYSTRTNLEEHIKSRHAGLPAPLEVPVNNTYRPENRCQCNVCGKICTDAVELNLHGRVCIEEQRSDFLTKSENKDTKIVDSCEGSSIGSDEDSKDYRTAEAKLAKNPQLTILKQALMKGDSLKRDFEDKLTTNCKPKKLPKTENTDVKSDKKWYCESCPQFFTSVESLKEHEAVHDADKPYICILCKKDFVLKSSLSRHIQTLHGVDPYPIVESDKCLKKILSRHWNESMDLNYEQKTTEFPLSPETNAENEEDDHESGQENLIEIETVFVCEICTRDFNDRASLWLHIRATHKEFAAFACGVCLKICADNTQLLNHVNMYHGGSKLLLSEQRRYSCTICGRQHDSRKKLIAHVSIHNVDPNYDPATFVQLNSNYYGENINGNETTETMLDYEEEGDKVDCYICYKSFPSEDHLIRHQRNAHRSEQPMLAGDSLNQSNLNGGGNRAQYHLFFVCELCGSSHSSKWERWLHVSSSHANEPAIKCDRDDCGKIFATKSLRNDHVQHHAIQGPSPNTCEICGKLWGSRVDYWKHVMGVHSDTVPLICGVCLKVFPNVLQLSTHVKSKHWPLTNGDFSCDICGRPYSNKSKMSRHRKIHGFEETCDNGVESNENKPDGRVRETELSCEHCTDLKFASLEKLCNHRRIVHGLFPCDLCNKCYGRTSHLWKHVNRVHKGHEDVTCPYCLKTSASKDHLATHISKIHRYEPDSRKDGKDTRQFKTDEVSLHYCEKCNKGFHKRYLLRRHMKGCQNYRKDPGALLTRCRACERIFKDRASLQKHIENHHSTYTCHLCNETITSKLGIMTHNRVKHMDHPDLTCNFGACKKLFRTKEDLESHKKDHRYHTNPNVCDFCGDTVENKLKLKMHVLSLHRNEIGVSCGVCLIPMKDPKELKGHVEEVHSSVLSKPNTCQVCGKQYASKWKAFDHTKKCHGKVFRTCKQCLAVFTEDSAIRDHYEMVHNVPKDQLAAFEYRLDIGSKHDDYEIESPDIIVKEEPDDLEYDVDLCDEDSSDSKRRRLLTDTFDCEMCPEMFVNSDALSMHYRNMHNTDPERMFKRLKQEEQRKMRGKLSFACKNCKKQFCTKTLYWNHIGTCRRNVLRKEEELSSLQNDMLDNQEGVLDNQEEILKNNNQIKKEESTSNLNIPDFNLFEDINLQLSGQRPLPNLMPLSQRVKSSMKCSRKDSRKVYDESTNTECACEVCGKQWPAKKHLWQHLIRFHRAEAAVTCGVCLKLCKDYDDLAEHLKATHAAILSCEGNNFTCKTCGRYHNARSKLLLHTSIHIGHASNGTTCPKCYKNITDETDHSTTCTGKTEEEHLKNEKKPEGSLITDDAMIEEVEEGDFESEAEEADSAESDSGSSTEVEDNDSEGESRATGEMTYNSDTDDDSEELANLEMDKNMQHFALEGLQEFKDTEAEKNDVDLSDDDGPPVLSPMMPLLTGNMSGEQSMGKKYSKEMGLCNLAEIQNQSSPKSVNFYGKGLSNNESLDFECETFMNRSDEEYEGAKNEYDENSMEENEDSGENEGNEEVADHEDHEEHEENEEVEQNEDNEESHEIEVNEESHEMEVNEESHEMEVNEDSEGSELYEETEDNEDNESNEEIEDNEDNEEQEQNYENDENEENEESDENEENEEKVEGMQLDDLENAVLMVTEGNEILIQQDILEDGIENVNQAYVYSTLAYSTEEDSDDAGK; encoded by the exons TGCAGAAGATGATCGACTACCAAAATGCCTGTGTTACCGATGCATGTACAATTTGGAAAATTTCTATGATTTTAGAACAGCATGCGTCAATGCAGTGGCCCTCTTGGAAAGATGTTTACCACCATCAGAAAAA GTCGAAGGTGTCACAACCACCTTAAGATGCTGCGATGACTCAGAGCACTTGAAGCGAAAAAACAACATACCAATGTTGATCCCAGAAGCCCCTATTGTGAATCCTAATGCTGCCTTAGGTACACCGCCTAGATTAAATTCTGATGAGGAAGCAGATCACGAGTCCGAAGAAGTTGTTGATAATAGTGGCACAGATGAAG CAACAATAGTGGACGACTCTGAGGATCATCGTTCAGAAGAATATGAAATGGATATGGAAACGAATCCAAGCGATTTTTTGGAGATGACTTCAATAGTTACTGAAGAACCAGAAGACTTAGAGTTGAAACATCAAGAACATTCTAATAATATCCCAGAG CATACATCTCAACAACACGAAGTTTACGTTTGTTCTTTGTGCAACAAAGCATTCAGTTCAAAGGGTCATTTATCTTTGCATGCGCGTATTCATGTCGGGGCTGGTGATGTAATTGGCGAAAAAGTTCTTACGGACGATCACACTTCCTATAAGAGACCCTACCAATGTGATCTTTGTCATAAATCTTATTCAACTGCAAAGCATCGTTGGGGTCATGTCTCAACATCTCACAG AGGCCACCCAGCAGTGACATGTGGTTATTGTTCCCGGATCTATTCAACTCGAACAAATTTGGAAGAACATATAAAATCACGTCACGCTGGTCTTCCAGCGCCCTTGGAAGTTCCTGTGAACAATACCTACCGACCAGAGAACAGATGCCAGTGTAATGTTTGCGGAAAGATTTGCACAGATGCCGTGGAATTAAATCTCCATGGCAGAGTCTGCATCGAAGAGCAAAGATCCGATTTTCTGACCAAGAGTGAGAACAAGGATACTAAAATTGTAGATAGTTGCGAAGGATCAAGCATTGGTAGCGACGAAGATAGCAAAGATTATAG aactGCAGAAGCAAAACTGGCTAAAAATCCTCAATTAACGATCTTGAAGCAAGCACTAATGAAAGGTGATAGCCTTAAACGGGACTTTGAAGACAAACTTACGACAAATTGTAAACCAAAAAAACTGCCAAAAACAG AAAACACAGATGTGAAGAGTGATAAGAAATGGTATTGTGAATCGTGTCCTCAATTTTTCACTTCAGTCGAAAGCTTGAAAGAACATGAAGCAGTTCATGACGCTGATAAGCCATACATCTGTATTCtatgcaaaaaagattttgttcTTAAGTCTTCCTTGAGTAGACATATTCAAACGTTACATGGTGTTGATCCGTATCCTATTGTAGAAAGCGATAAATGTTTAAAGAAGATTCTTTCACGGCATTGGAATGAATCGATGGATCTTAACTATGAACAAAAAACTACAGAATTTCCGTTATCCCCAGAG ACGAATGCTGAAAACGAAGAGGATGATCATGAGAGTGGACAGgaaaatctaattgaaattgaaaCTGTATTTGTTTGTGAAATCTGTACCCGTGATTTTAATGATCGTGCTTCACTTTGGCTTCACATTCGAGCCACACACAAGGAATTTGCAGCATTTGCGTGTGGTGtttgtttgaaaatctgtgCGGACAATACACAACTTCTGAATCACGTAAATATGTATCATGGTGGATCAAAATTGTTACTCTCTGAACAAAGAAG GTACAGCTGTACAATTTGTGGCAGACAACATGACTCTAGAAAGAAATTAATCGCACACGTATCCATACATAACGTAGATCCAAATTATGATCCAGCAACCTTTGTACAattgaacagtaattattacGGGGAGAATATTAATGGTAACGAAACTACGGAAACGATGCTTGACTATGAAGAAGAAGGAGACAAAGTAGACTGTTACATTTGTTACAAGTCATTTCCAAGTGAAGATCATTTGATACGGCATCAAAGAAATGCACACAGA TCTGAACAACCGATGCTGGCAGGAGACTCCTTAAATCAATCTAACTTAAATGGTGGTGGAAATAGAGCTCAATACCACTTGTTCTTTGTTTGTGAACTTTGTGGCAGTTCACATTCCAGTAAATGGGAACGTTGGTTACATGTCAGCTCATCTCATGCCAACGAACCAGCCATAAAATGTGATCGCGATGACTGTGGTAAAATTTTCGCTACGAAGTCTCTTAGGAACGATCACGTTCAACATCATGCAATTCAAGGCCCCTCTCCGAACACATGTGAAATTTGTGGTAAACTTTGGGGCAGCAGAGTGGACTATTGGAAGCACGTTATGGGCGTTCATTCAGATACTGTTCCATTGATTTGTGGTGTTTGTCTGAAGGTTTTCCCGAATGTGTTACAATTAAGTACCCACGTCAAATCGAAACATTGGCCATTAACAAATGGTGATTTTAGTTGTGATATATGCGGAAGACCGTAttcgaacaaatcgaaaatgTCTAGGCATAGAAAAATCCATGGTTTTGAAGAAACTTGCGACAACGGAGTTGAAAGTAATGAAAACAAACCGGATGGACGAGTCAGAGAAACTGAATTAAGTTGTGAACATTGTACAGACTTAAAGTTTGCTAGTTTAGAGAAGTTGTGTAATCACAGACGAATCGTCCATGGCCTTTTCCCTTGCGATCTCTGTAATAAATGTTATGGAAGGACCTCGCATCTATGGAAACATGTTAATAGAGTCCATAAAGGTCACGAGGATGTTACATGTCCTTATTGCTTAAAAACTAGCGCATCGAAAGATCATTTGGCTACCCATATTTCGAAAATTCACAGGTACGAACCTGATTCTAGAAAAGATGGAAAAGACACTAGGCAATTTAAAACCGACGAAGTTAGTTTACATTACTGTGAGAAATGTAATAAAGGATTTCATAAGCGATACTTGTTACGTAGACATATGAAAGGATGTCAGAATTATAGGAAGGACCCTGGTGCGTTGCTTACTCGTTGCAGAGCTTGcgaaagaatttttaaagacCGCGCTAGTTTACAAAAGCATATAGAAAATCATCATAGCACGTACACTTGTCATCTTTGTAATGAAACGATCACTTCAAAATTAGGAATTATGACTCACAATAGAGTGAAACATATGGATCATCCGGATTTGACTTGTAATTTTGGAGCTTGTAAAAAGTTATTCAGGACAAAGGAAGATTTAGAATCACATAAAAAAGATCACAGGTATCATACAAACCCTAACGTTTGCGATTTCTGCGGTGACACAGTTGAGAATAAACTGAAATTGAAGATGCATGTACTGTCTCTTCATCGTAACGAAATTGGAGTATCTTGCGGAGTATGCTTAATCCCAATGAAAGATCCGAAAGAACTCAAGGGTCATGTAGAAGAAGTGCACTCTAGTGTTCTTTCGAAACCGAATACCTGCCAAGTATGCGGTAAACAATATGCTTCAAAATGGAAAGCTTTTGACCATACTAAAAAATGTCATGGCAAAGTATTCCGGACCTGTAAACAATGTTTAGCTGTTTTCACAGAAGATTCTGCCATCAGAGATCATTATGAAATGGTACATAATGTTCCGAAAGATCAACTTGCAGCATTTGAATACAGGTTGGATATTGGATCAAAACATGATGATTATGAAATTGAG TCTCCCGACATTATTGTGAAAGAAGAACCAGACGATTTGGAGTATGATGTGGATCTGTGTGACGAGGATTCCAGTGATTCAAAAAGAAGAAGATTGTTAACCGATACATTTGATTGTGAAATGTGTCCTGAGATGTTTGTGAATAGCGACGCCCTTTCAATGCACTATCGTAACATGCATAATACAGATCCAGAAAGAATGTTCAAGAGACTGAAACAGGAAGAACAAAgaaaaatgcgtggaaaactaAGTTTCGCTTGTAAGAATTGTAAGAAACAATTTTGTACAAAGACATTGTATTGGAATCATATTGGAACTTGCAGGAGAAACGTTTTGCGAAAAGAA GAGGAACTTTCGTCTTTACAAAATGATATGTTAGATAATCAAGAAGGTGTACTTGATAATCaagaagaaattttgaaaaataataatcaaattaaaaaagaagaaagtacATCAAATTTGAATATCCCAGACTTTAATCTATTTGAAGACATAAATCTTCAATTATCAGGTCAAAGACCTCTTCCAAATCTGATGCCGCTATCTCAGAG GGTGAAATCGTCAATGAAATGTTCAAGAAAAGATTCGAGAAAAGTGTATGATGAATCAACGAATACAGAATGTGCTTGCGAAGTCTGTGGAAAACAGTGGCCAGCGAAGAAACATTTATGGCAACATTTAATTCGCTTCCATCGAGCAGAAGCTGCGGTTACCTGTGGAGTGTGTCTGAAACTCTGCAAGGACTATGATGATTTAGCAGAACATTTGAAAGCTACACATGCTGCAATCCTATCTTGCGAAGGAAACAATTTCACGTGTAAAACTTGTGGCAG ATATCACAATGCACGCAGTAAGCTATTGTTACACACAAGTATTCATATCGGACACGCAAGTAATGGCACTACATGTCCGAAATGCTATAAGAATATTACTGACGAAACTGATCATTCTACTACATGTACTGGAAAAACAGAAGAAGAGCATTTGAAGAACGAGAAGAAGCCAGAA GGAAGCCTTATAACGGATGATGCTATGATAGAAGAAGTGGAAGAAGGGGACTTCGAGTCTGAGGCAGAAGAGGCAGATTCAGCAGAATCAGATAGTGGTAGTAGCACAGAGGTAGAAGACAATGATTCTGAAGGAGAATCCAGGGCCACAGGAGAAATGACATACAATTCAGATACTGATGATGATTCCGAAGAATTGGCTAATCTAGAAATGGATAAGAATATGCAGCACTTTGCTTTGGAAGGTCTTCAGGAATTCAAAGATACTG AAGCAGAGAAGAACGACGTTGATTTGTCAGATGATGATGGTCCTCCTGTGCTCAGCCCTATGATGCCTCTACTAACTGGGAACATGTCTGGAGAACAATCGATGGGAAAGAAATATTCTAAAGAAATGGGACTCTGTAATTTAGCAGAAATTCAAAATCAATCCTCTCCCAAATCAGTAAATTTCTACGGCAAGGGTTTGTCTAACAATGAATCGTTGGATTTTGAATGTGAAACATTTATGAATCGAAGCGACGAGGAATACGAAGGCGCGAAAAATGAATACGACGAAAATTCTATGGAAGAGAATGAAGACAGTGGGGAGAATGAAGGTAATGAAGAAGTAGCAGACCATGAAGACCATGAAGAACATGAAGAAAACGAAGAAGTCGAGCAGAACGAGGATAACGAAGAGAGTCATGAGATAGAGGTAAACGAAGAGAGTCATGAGATGGAGGTAAACGAAGAGAGTCATGAGATGGAGGTAAACGAAGACAGTGAAGGAAGTGAATTGTATGAAGAAACTGAAgataatgaagacaatgaatcGAATGAAGAAATTGAAGATAATGAAGACAATGAGGAACAAGAACAAAATTATGAGaatgacgaaaatgaagaaaatgaagagagtgatgaaaatgaagaaaacgAGGAAAAAGTAGAAGGCATGCAATTGGATGATTTAGAGAATGCTGTACTAATGGTGACCGAAGGAAATGAGATATTGATACAACAAGATATATTAGAAGACGGAATTGAAAACGTAAATCAAGCATACGTTTATTCTACGCTTGCTTACAGTACTGAAGAAGACAGTGATGATGCAGGAAAATGA